Proteins from one Methanococcus maripaludis C5 genomic window:
- a CDS encoding MetS family NSS transporter small subunit: MKNKEVDKMSTGAIIMFLFGAIVLWGGSAFFLHKTINNNE; this comes from the coding sequence ATGAAGAATAAGGAGGTAGATAAAATGAGTACCGGTGCCATAATAATGTTCTTATTCGGGGCAATTGTTTTATGGGGGGGTTCAGCATTTTTCCTCCACAAAACAATTAATAATAACGAATAA